A single Scleropages formosus chromosome 4, fSclFor1.1, whole genome shotgun sequence DNA region contains:
- the LOC108934434 gene encoding rho-related GTP-binding protein RhoG-like — protein sequence MQTIKCVVVGDGAVGKTCLLISYTTNAFPEEYIPTVFDNYSAQMSVDGRTVSLNLWDTAGQEEYDRLRTLSYPQTNVFVICFSIGSPSSHANVRHKWHPEVSHHCPNVPILLVGTKRDLRADAETVKKLKEQGLAPTTLQQGSALAKQIGAVKYMECSALLQEGVREVFAEAVRAVLYPVTKKNTKKCILL from the coding sequence ATGCAGACAATAAAGTGCGTTGTTGTTGGGGATGGAGCAGTGGGCAAAACGTGCCTGCTCATCTCTTACACAACCAATGCCTTCCCTGAGGAATACATCCCTACTGTGTTCGACAACTACAGCGCACAGATGAGTGTGGATGGGCGTACAGTCAGCCTGAATCTGTGGGACACAGCAGGCCAGGAGGAGTATGATCGGCTGCGTACGCTGTCCTATCCGCAGACCAACGTCTTTGTCATCTGCTTCTCCATTGGCAGTCCGTCTTCACATGCCAATGTCCGGCACAAGTGGCACCCGGAAGTGTCACACCACTGCCCCAATGTGCCCATCCTGCTGGTGGGCACCAAGCGGGACCTGCGCGCCGATGCCGAGACGgtgaagaagctgaaggagCAAGGTCTTGCACCTACCACACTGCAGCAGGGCAGTGCATTGGCCAAGCAGATTGGCGCTGTCAAGTACATGGAGTGCTCAGCACTCCTGCAGGAAGGAGTACGGGAGGTATTTGCGGAGGCTGTACGAGCTGTTCTCTACCCTGTCACCAAGAAGAATACAAAGAAGTGCATCCTCCTATAG